From Haliotis asinina isolate JCU_RB_2024 chromosome 8, JCU_Hal_asi_v2, whole genome shotgun sequence, a single genomic window includes:
- the LOC137295035 gene encoding lysosomal proton-coupled steroid conjugate and bile acid symporter SLC46A3-like codes for METEPLLQKTEESPESGVRKSQINNLLFGNMILFMMVTAGTMYIPVLSQYVYKRVTEDLFRNQTLAGKGPTNQACYLNTSNPDYILQEKAQQIAADKQMQFTILKSSLGIVSNIMLGSYSDSVGRKLLFAAPLTGQCLKFGISAIIIYWNMDINLFFLAEGVGGITGGYFAFLIASYAYTADNTPATGARTMGIAFVEFFEKIGVAASATATGYFIQDVNFFYPSLTATLIVLLDLLLVVTLLPGRKMPQRPKSNWITPLEGCRRVFGFYVLEGSIRKRICFVLAILIFVFTALPVVGATNIDILFKLNLPFCWTPEKIGYYSTIGSVAQQVIGVPLTRLLQCCCIDEVIGVIDLVAMGAAEGLQSIASTDWMMYGLACIKIPAATMFPIIRSVMSRLAPSNKQGALFASIAVVETICSLVGTSVFSDIYQNTVMIWRGMAFAVMGGTHVTGAIVLLIYIFVSKPIRQKRDVLEVQRDVQQDLSGAHVQRVVTVHQGTQTDLTIDPDTHVPSLSSAGLEVTEVTRTGIHVHVQSEFGEEDGRYITED; via the exons atggaaacagaACCGCTCCTGCAGAAGACGGAGGAGTCCCCCGAATCTGGAGTCAGGAAATCTCAAATCAACAATCTCCTCTTTGGAAATATGATATTGTTCATGATGGTTACTGCGGGAACGATGTACATTCCAGTGTTGAGTCAGTATGTCTACAAACGGGTGACAGAGGACTTGTTTCGTAATCAAACTCTGGCAGGAAAAGGACCAACGAATCAAGCATGTTACCTGAACACGTCAAATCCAGACTACATACTTCAGGAGAAGGCACAGCAGATCGCTGCAGACAAACAAATGCAGTTTACAATTTTGAAAAGTAGTCTCGGCATCGTCAGCAATATTATGCTTGGTTCCTACTCGGACTCTGTTGGACGCAAGCTCCTCTTTGCAGCGCCTCTAActggtcagtgtttgaaattCGGAATTTCAGCAATCATCATTTACTGGAACATGGATATCAATTTGTTCTTTCTAGCTGAAGGTGTAGGCGGGATAACAGGGGGCTATTTCGCTTTTCTGATTGCATCATATGCCTATACTGCTGACAACACCCCAGCAACAGGTGCTCGAACCATGGGCATAGCCTTCGTGGAGTTCTTTGAGAAAATAGGAGTTGCTGcctcagcaacagcaacaggCTACTTCATCCAAGACGTGAACTTCTTCTACCCGTCACTGACTGCCACGTTGATTGTTCTTCTGGACCTCTTATTGGTGGTGACTCTGCTGCCCGGTAGAAAAATGCCTCAAAGACCAAAGAGCAATTGGATTACACCTCTTGAAGGATGTCGACGTGTCTTCGGATTTTATGTCCTGGAGGGTAGTATACGGAAGCGAATATGCTTCGTATTAGCTATCTTGATATTCGTTTTTACTGCCTTACCAGTCGTTGGGGCGACTAATATtgacatacttttcaaactGAACCTTCCATTTTGCTGGACACCTGAGAAAATAGGTTACTACAGTACAATCGGTTCAGTGGCGCAACAAGTGATCGGTGTTCCGTTGACGCGACTGTTGCAGTGTTGCTGTATCGATGAGGTGATCGGAGTGATCGATTTAGTGGCGATGGGGGCAGCAGAGGGCCTACAGTCAATTGCAAGCACAGACTGGATGATGTATGGGC TTGCATGCATCAAGATCCCTGCTGCCACGATGTTTCCGATCATCCGCTCCGTTATGTCCCGGTTAGCTCCATCTAACAAGCAAG GTGCCCTATTCGCTAGTATTGCGGTGGTGGAGACGATATGCTCCTTGGTGGGGACTTCTGTCTTCAGTGACATCTACCAGAACACGGTGATGATATGGAGAGGGATGGCTTTCGCCGTCATGGGAGGTACACATGTCACCGGTGCCATTGTTCTTTT GATCTATATATTCGTGTCAAAACCGATCAGACAGAAGCGAGATGTTCTGGAGGTTCAGCGTGATGTTCAGCAGGATCTGTCTGGGGCTCATGTTCAGCGCGTGGTTACAGTGCACCAAGGGACACAGACAGACCTAACCATTGATCCAGACACGCACGTGCCTTCGCTGTCATCGGCAGGCCTAGAGGTGACAGAGGTCACCAGGACGGGTATACACGTGCATGTTCAGTCAGAGTTTGGCGAAGAGGATGGGCGCTACATTACAGAGGACTAG